The Candidatus Beckwithbacteria bacterium genome has a window encoding:
- a CDS encoding DegT/DnrJ/EryC1/StrS family aminotransferase, with translation MNSFIPLAKPVFGSTEKKLVNNCLNTGWISSIGSYVEEFAVKLAKFVGVKYALSVGNGTAALHLALIALGIGSGDEVIVPALTFVASANAITYTGAKAVFVDIEPQTYNLDINKIEAKITSKTKAIMTVDLYGHPVDFDKVKAICRKYNLKLISDSAESLGSLYKGKPTGRQADISTFSFFGNKIVTTGEGGMITTNNKKYYNTAKFYRDQAKKITIHPYYHPAIGYNYAMTNLQAAVGIGQLQQLPKFIRQKRRIAQQYTKLLKNIPGVIIANEAAYAKSNYWMYSILIDKNKFGRTRNQLMAYLKTKNIETRPFFFPIPLLPAYKAYNCPQDFPATVKIASQGMNLPTFASLAEKELQYICRVIEQFSRLV, from the coding sequence GTGAACTCTTTTATTCCTTTAGCCAAACCGGTTTTCGGTTCAACCGAAAAAAAATTAGTTAATAACTGTCTGAATACAGGCTGGATTTCTTCAATCGGATCTTATGTGGAAGAATTTGCAGTTAAATTAGCTAAATTTGTTGGTGTTAAATACGCCTTGTCAGTCGGTAATGGAACGGCTGCTTTACATTTAGCCTTGATCGCTTTAGGGATTGGTTCTGGAGATGAGGTGATTGTGCCCGCCTTAACCTTTGTCGCTTCGGCCAATGCTATTACTTACACTGGTGCTAAAGCAGTTTTTGTGGATATTGAGCCTCAAACTTATAATCTTGATATTAATAAAATTGAAGCCAAAATTACCTCGAAAACTAAAGCCATTATGACAGTTGATCTTTACGGCCATCCGGTCGATTTTGACAAAGTAAAAGCAATTTGCCGGAAATATAATTTAAAACTAATCAGTGATTCAGCTGAATCTTTAGGTTCGTTATACAAGGGTAAACCAACCGGCCGTCAGGCAGATATTAGTACCTTTAGTTTTTTTGGTAATAAAATTGTGACCACCGGTGAAGGCGGGATGATTACTACCAACAATAAAAAATATTACAACACCGCCAAATTTTATCGCGATCAGGCTAAAAAAATTACCATTCATCCTTATTACCATCCGGCTATCGGCTATAACTACGCCATGACTAATCTTCAGGCAGCCGTCGGTATCGGACAACTACAACAATTGCCTAAATTTATTCGGCAAAAAAGACGAATTGCTCAACAATACACCAAGCTTTTAAAAAACATTCCCGGAGTGATTATTGCTAATGAAGCAGCCTATGCCAAATCTAATTACTGGATGTATTCTATCTTAATTGATAAAAATAAATTCGGCCGCACCCGTAACCAGTTAATGGCTTATTTAAAAACTAAAAACATTGAAACCCGGCCTTTCTTTTTCCCGATTCCGCTACTGCCGGCATACAAAGCTTATAATTGCCCTCAGGATTTTCCAGCCACCGTCAAAATCGCCTCACAGGGTATGAATTTACCCACTTTTGCCAGTCTAGCTGAGAAAGAATTGCAATATATCTGCCGTGTTATTGAGCAGTTTTCGCGGCTTGTTTAA